ACATCGGACGAGAAGGCTATTCTCCGCCTGTTTATTATCGACGGAGAATCCACCGTCTACGAAGATGCCAACACTGGTGCGATAAATTTGCTTGTGAACAAGCATATCGCACACCGCGCAAGCAATTTGTCATTGAGAATGACTAGGTTTGCCTACATATTGCACCCGTGGGCACGAGAGTATCTCGAAAAGAACCGAAGTCTTCTTGAATAAAATAGAGATGCGCAGCAAAGTAGGCATTTCGTAATTCATAATTGCATAGCAGGAGAGCAACGTGTCGAACGCCGGATGGATATTTTATTTGGAAGACGGTATAGACCGGTACGTGGTTCATGTATCAGAACCGGATCGCAATGCAGCGGCGAACCTGATACCCGCAAATCTGCGAGGTCTAAATGTGACTAATGAGCAGATCATGAGCAAATCGTTGAACGATTTCTTTCCTCTACAGCCAGGAAAAGTAGCTGTGGGAAAATACCTCGTCTAACGATTTTCCATCATAGAGGCCGGCGCTATGTGTCGAAAACCCTTTTGGCGCGGCTGTGCATACTGGTAAGTTCCTCTCGATCAGTCTCACACTTAGCTCGATTGGCGTAAGCCAAAAAACTCAATGATTTCTCGCACGCGCGCTTGCGCACGCGCGAGGCAAAAATCTGTGTTTGCATTAAAAGTGCATTCCCCCGCCGGTCCGCAGCTGAGGGGTCTTGGACTTTTTGACCACCCCGGTGGGTCAGAGGTACGCTGCCTCACCCCACGTCGTCACCTCGCGGACGTTTACTGCCCTTGCTCGACCGTCCATTCCCGTGACGCGGTCATAGTCAAATCGCTGGCCGATGCGTGGCGCATCATGATCCGGCATACTTGTGATGTGGACAAAGTCGCCGCCCTTCTCGCGTGCGCCTTCCTCTTGGATGAAACCGAAACCGCGATCGGTCATCCACTTTATGATCTTGCCTGATGGCATTGTTCAGTCCTCATACGTGGTAAAGGGTGGATCTTTAGATGGCTGAGCGAACAGTGCGTCGCAATCAGATCAACTGTTTGGCGCGAAGGCGCTTGATGCGAGCGGCAAGCTCTTCATCTGTCTCTGGCTTGATGATCGCCTCAGTGACAAGGACAGTGCCGTGATCCATCTCGAATGGCCCGCCTTCTTCTGCCTGCGGATCATCCTTGCCGAGCTCTTCTTCAAGCATTTCGGTTGCCATCTGAAAGGCTGCACGGAAGCCTTCAAGATAAGACTTTACATGCGCTGTTACATCGAGGCGTGTTGCTTCCATGTGCTTCTCCAAAAAAGAAAAAGGGGTGGCCTGCTGCCGGTGCTCAGCAGCAGGCCGGTGATAGCGCGGCCACTCATATCGACGCTATCTGGATGCTTGGCGATTAGGCCTCGAAGTCACCGGCGACCAGAGACTCTGGGCGATAGACCGCCAGAGCCAGACGTTCTTCAATGCGCGCAGTCGCCATGTTCTTCTCGAAGTCGTCAGCGTTTTCTGTGCTGATTTCGAAAGTAACCTGCTGTCGGTCGAAGACCTGCGCGGCAGTAGCGAGTGCACCCACAAGGAACTGGCCGGCTGGCATGGCGGTGGTGTCGACAATCGGCAGGCGCCAGATGCGGCCCGAGCCGCCTTCCACCGGGTCAACGATGATATAGTTGCCGCCGGCGTCTTTCGTCAGCTCGAGCTCGGCCAGATCGTCCGGGTTCATGACGATGCCGGTTGCGGTATACTCGGCGCGACGCACCTGCTGGATGGCGCGGCGAATGGTGTCGACGCGAGTGTCGCCGGTATGGCGTAGGCTGTCGTCGAATTCGGTCGCCTGGGGAATAAGGCCAAGGATATTCTGGCCAGTGCCGCTACCAAACAGAAGCTGCTGCTCCTCGACCAGCTTCAAGCCGGTTGTGCCACGCAGATCCAGATAGGAGACCAGCCCGGCGACGTCATCAAGCATCTGCTTGGAGAGTTTGAAGAGGTGCGCAATGGTCCGAACCGACGCGGTCTTCAGGTCGAACGTGATGTCAGAATAGGGCTTTTGCGTAGTCTCGGCGACAGGTGCCGCGTTATTGGTGAAGCCGGTTTCCTGTACGAATTCGATCGAGCCGGCAGTGGTCTTGCCGGGCGCGATGAGGTCACGCACCGTGAGAACACGCTGGGCTGGTGCGACTATGCCGGGGCGGCGATCGGCGGGGACAAGAGAAGTGCCCTGCGAGCGACCAGTGCCGACGGTCGTGTTTCCTGATGTGATGGCGGCAGATTCGACATAAGCGCGGCCACGATTGGCGCCACCGTTCAACTCCTTGAAGGCCGGCGTGTTGACCAGCGCTGTTGCCAGGCTTTCGCCCGTGGCGAAGTTGTCGTTGGCGTGGCCGTCCATACGGGCGAAGCTCTTTTCAAGGCCGGAAATTCGCTCAGACAGGTCGGTTGTGGCGGTGTTGAAAGCGGAGCCAAGCTGCTCGATTTTTGCAGCGATATTGTCAGTCATTCAGGTGTCCTTTTCGACATAGGAGAACGCGCCGAGGTAGGCAAGCATGTGCGGCAGATACGTTCGTCCGGGTTTGTCTGTGTTGGCGGCATTCCATGCGTCGATTTCGACGACGTGCCGCTTGGCTTGGCGGTATAGATCGCGATGCGCAGCGATCTGTTCGGGTGTCCGGTGCTTTTGGATGGCTTCTTCGATTGCAGCGGCAACGGGGTTGGCTGAAACTTCAGCCTTCTTTGTCGCTGCCTCCACTCGAATTTCTGCGAGCAGGCGCGTAACTTCAGACGTCATTGCGCAGCCCGCCATTCTTTCGCCAGCGCTTCGAACGCGGGACCGGCAACAAGCGCCTGCTTCACAGCGCCGGTTGTCTGCGTGGCACCGAAAACGGCATGGACGCCTTGGCCGCAGACATCGGCGAGAATATCGACGCCCGGGTTTTCCAGATCATTGCGCAGCACAATGCTCTTGATGACCGGGAAAAACGGGTTTGACCGGCCGCCGTCGAACGCGGCTGCAATAGCCTCAACGAGCGACATGCAGAGCCTTGGGGAATGGATACGGGCAAACTTGTCGACGCTTTCGCCTACTGAGCCGAGACCGTTGTCGGCCAGCACGGCGATAAGTAGCCGCGCCATCTGGTCAGCGGAGAGGGGTGGATAGGTGCGTCCTACGGCCTTGGGCAGAACGCCGGCATCCGCAGCACGTTGCGCCAATGAAGTGACGCGACCTAGGCCAATGCCGAGGGTCTTTGAAATGGCAAAGCATGCCGCAGCTTTTCGCACGGTCGCCTCCTTTCATTTTTGGAAATGAATGTTTTGGGTGTTTAAAAAATCGCAGGCGCTCTGCCGGTCGTCGAGGAGACAGACGTCGGCAGAGCGCGCGATCGAACCGCGATACCACTCGCGGGATTTCAGGGTGGCAGTACATCCGTGCGCACCATGATTGGAAACTGGGGTGAGCTACCGCGCGCGGCAACCCACCATCACGGCAGTGACGGCTGCCGGAAATGATAAAGGCCCGCATCGCTGCGAGCCTCTCTCTCTTATACCCTGTAGCGCGGGGAAATGGGGTACCCCTATGCGGCGAGCCTGTCTTGAGCACGCCAATGGCGATCCACAATCCCGAGGCCGTCGAATATCCTGGCGCGCGCCTCACCTTTGGCTCCTTTGCTCCCTGCGCCGAGCCGCTTGCCGATTTCGTCGAGCGTCATGCCGTCGACGACCGACCACTCGAAAGCTTCAAGGATGGCCGGGACATAAGCCAGCTTGGCGCGAAGGATCGCTAGTTCTCGCTTTGCATCGATCGCCGCCAGGATTGGCCAGTCGCCGTTCCACTTCTTAGGCACCGGTGCCGCAAGCTTGCGGGTGGTCTCGCCGGCAGATGTCTTTTTGGTTGGCGCGGTGTCAGGGTTCGCCTTCTTGCCTGTCACGACCTTAACGCCTTTTGACCGGCCTTCTGCATCTTGGTTCTCTACGAAGAAGAGGTTTTCGCATTCCTTGCCGATCAACTGCGTCGGCCGCGAAGCGGTGTCGTGCAGGTCTCGGTACCGACCTGCGAGCGAAAGGAAGTAGTCTTTGCCTTCGGTTCGCAAAAGCTTCTGCAGCGGCCAATCGGCATTGTCATTGGCCGCTTGGCCGTCGAAGCCATTGGAGGCGTACCAGGCGGTTCCGTTCGCGCGAAACCTCTCCACCTCGTCGTGAGGCGCAACCGACAAGAAAATTTTCGGTAAGGGATCTCCTGCTATGAGCACGACGTCTCCGCGCTTCATGCGCGCGCGTCTTGGCGACCATTCGCCAGCATCGAGAGAAATTGCAGTCGGCGTGTCGCGCCGGTCAAAAACCGGATTGTCTTTTTCCATTAGGCCGTCACCTTATGAAAGAGGGTGTTGAGAGCTGCATACCGACAAGATGTCGGACACACATACTTTCCGAGAGAGGCGCGAAAACGGGTAGTCGATTTGAGAATATTTTTTGATGTCTACCGCAGATGTATAATTGAAATATATCCAGTAAAATTATACGCCATAACGAATTATGTAAGAAGTTATATTATTCGCTGTGAGTAAAAACCTAGATCGCTGAATTTCTGTTGCTTTACAGCAATCATACGAAGATAATTCCCTTGGTATAACGGAGATTCGCTATGGCAGATGTGCTTGTGACATGTATCAATAAAAAAGATCGAAACAGCAGCCACGAGGGTATTACTCATCTAGGCAATCCGAATGCTGGTGGTGGTTGGAAGTGGACGAGGGCTGAGGTCATTGCTTCAATCGAAGCGAAGACAAATACCTTCTACACTTATGTAAACGGAAACCGCGGCGACATTGGTGTCGTTAATGGGCAGAACGGGAAGTACGTAAGGACTTACGCAGACGGAAAATGGAATGACAACCTGTTGTCGCTTCCAGAGTGCAACTGATTTTTTTGGATGCAAGTAAAATGTCGAACGACAAAAAAACTTCAATTCCCGCTAATAAGCAAACCGGACGCGTCACTCAAGACGGTGTCAAAAACACCCAGCAAAAATCTTTTTCCACTGCTGGTAATAAGGACAAAATCGCAAAGCCAAAACCAGGGGGTGGCCGCTAGTTGATTCAGTGGTTGGCTTCTTCAGAAAACTTGTCATGGCTGGCGAATACCGTAACAGCAGTCGGCCTGCCAATCGGTTTGTTGGGCTTGCTGGCCGTAACGATCCAAATGCGTAATGATCGGTTAGCTGTTTCGGCTGCTGCAATTGGCCAGATGCGATCTGATATAATGGATCGCGTTGACCGCATCCACCAGGCGCAAAAGAGCGGAAACGTCACTTTATGGGAAAGCGAGTTCGGTGAGCTCGCTAATGATCTCGAGATGGCCTGCGCCATCTATCTCGACGGGCAGATGGCAGGACGCACTGGTAGGCTTGCGAAAAACATGATCACCGATTTCTTGAATATGATCAACGAAGACGACGACTTGCGAGATGAGCTAGATCGGCTCGTACATGCGAAACATACATTCCAAAATATCCGAGACTTCCGATCAAAATCGAGGCGACCATGATACGATCAAGAGCTCTCCGAAGAACACCAGTCGACGACCTTGTGCCGGGTGATCTGTTCCGTTTCAGTTATGGATCTGGAGCAGTATTGGCGCTTTTTTTGGAACGTGTCGAAGGTGAAGCGCCAAGGGTGGGGATACTTCAAGGCGCAGACTTCAAAACCAACATGATCTGGCTAGATTACAATGGCGGGCCGCGTGAATGTCTTTCCTACGGAAGTGAGTGGCTGCTTGAAGAGGAGCACGGATCCGAAACCTATTGTGGGGAACGACAATCAAGGGGAAAGGCACGCCTCTATATTGATACCCCCGGCCTGGTCATGGTGTTCGGTCCATCGAACGGAAACATCTTCGGCTTTAACTTTGTGATTGACCTACAATCAAGCGCCTCGTTCAAATTAACCCCGGATGCCGCGCCGATATTAGGATGGAAAATTTGGGAGAACGAAGCTCACCGTGACAGCGGTAATGCGCCGTTGTTTGATACCGAGAACCCCTGACGTTCTCTCTCGGGCATGTGGTCCGTCATTTTCGCCATAGCCAGTCATGGCAAAAATTGCCACAACTCAGTTATTAGGAATTTCCGAACCACTTCCTTGTTGGAAGTGGTTGCTGGTCACACTGCGGGCACCGCCAAGAGCGCTGTCGCCGGTGAACCGCTTGCCGCAGTCACTGCATTTGCACATGTATCCACCGGGCGCGAACCCAGCGGTGTTGTCATTGGCTTCGATCCTTCCAAGGGCGTCCGCAACGGCATTGGCCAGCATGTGCAATTCATGCACAAGCTCGCTCTTTTCCTCATGGAAGCGGAACGGATCCCGGTGGCTTGGCGCAAGCCGCGCCAGCCGGTTGGCCAGCGCGTGAAAGTCGTTGGCTATGTTCATGCGGCCTCCAGCGGAAGAAAATCGTCGCTCGCCGTAAGAAGCAGCGGAATGCCTATCACGTCGCTAGGCTTATTGATCTGGTCGATGCCGAGAGCGATCGCCAGTCGTTCGAGCTTTTTCATACCGCGTTCCTGCATGCCTTGATCTTCGTCGCTTTGGACACACACGGCATATTGCTCTTTGGCGCCATCGGCGTCCTCGAGCTCCATTTGAAGCCAGTCTGATCCATCGTCTTTGTCGTGCTCAATGTGGCTCGAGACAATGGTCATCACGCGATCTTCAGACGCACGGGCCGGGGCGGCCGACAGGCCCGACCCCGCGCCCGCTGCGGATGTATTTACTTTGTCTCTGGCTGTAGCCGAGACAAGTAAATGAGTTTGCTCCTGCGGCTGTGGGACGCTACCAGATTTAGCGTCCTGTGACCGTAGGACGATCTCGTCCTGTGGCTGTAGGACGCTTGATTTTGTTTCGTCCTGTGACGGTAGGACACTAGTAGTGTCCGGCGACTGTAGGACGCTAAAATTCGGGTGGTATTGTGAGGGCCGTTTGCCGGAACCCATGACGCGGGTGAAGTAGCCCCAGTCAACAAGATCCTCTGTTGCGCTTGCGACGCTGCCCCTAGTCAGGCCGGTGGCTTGCTGCAAGAAACTAACACTGGCGCGCGCGTTGCCATGCTTTTGGTAATAGCGCTTGAGAATGTGGCGCGCGGTCTTGATGTGGATGAGCCGCACGCGCTCATCGTCGATGATGGCTCCTAAGAGTTCTATACGGTCGACGGGACCGCCAGCGTGATCAGGCTTGCTCATATTTAGCCATCCGTGCGTCATGTGCCGCCCGCCAATCATCCCCGCGCTCGACGACAGGGATGTACATTGCGCGGCCTTCCTCGGTGCGCCCGATCTCCTTAATGAAACCGGCATCGATCGCGCCCCTTATGGTGTTCCACATGGTTTTGCGGCCGACGCCGTAGCGCGCTGCCAAGGCGTTAGTGCGCAGGACGGCAAACCCGTGTTCGCGCCACTG
This region of Agrobacterium tumefaciens genomic DNA includes:
- a CDS encoding super-infection exclusion protein B, giving the protein MSALTLFAPNDYAKILGIDGFRSEYRLWIGAAFVLSSSALVTNAIWSAAIFLKPWVSGWVFVQTHKKNLHSLTSDEKAILRLFIIDGESTVYEDANTGAINLLVNKHIAHRASNLSLRMTRFAYILHPWAREYLEKNRSLLE
- a CDS encoding cold-shock protein — its product is MPSGKIIKWMTDRGFGFIQEEGAREKGGDFVHITSMPDHDAPRIGQRFDYDRVTGMDGRARAVNVREVTTWGEAAYL
- a CDS encoding phage major capsid protein, translating into MTDNIAAKIEQLGSAFNTATTDLSERISGLEKSFARMDGHANDNFATGESLATALVNTPAFKELNGGANRGRAYVESAAITSGNTTVGTGRSQGTSLVPADRRPGIVAPAQRVLTVRDLIAPGKTTAGSIEFVQETGFTNNAAPVAETTQKPYSDITFDLKTASVRTIAHLFKLSKQMLDDVAGLVSYLDLRGTTGLKLVEEQQLLFGSGTGQNILGLIPQATEFDDSLRHTGDTRVDTIRRAIQQVRRAEYTATGIVMNPDDLAELELTKDAGGNYIIVDPVEGGSGRIWRLPIVDTTAMPAGQFLVGALATAAQVFDRQQVTFEISTENADDFEKNMATARIEERLALAVYRPESLVAGDFEA
- a CDS encoding DUF3892 domain-containing protein produces the protein MADVLVTCINKKDRNSSHEGITHLGNPNAGGGWKWTRAEVIASIEAKTNTFYTYVNGNRGDIGVVNGQNGKYVRTYADGKWNDNLLSLPECN